In the genome of Montipora foliosa isolate CH-2021 chromosome 3, ASM3666993v2, whole genome shotgun sequence, one region contains:
- the LOC137995090 gene encoding uncharacterized protein, whose amino-acid sequence MSSSKLAKVFVSLHGNDCTTCGSQSLPCKSIALAVHHVDYGGYIYLDGGGTKECPYGCKADRNIPIDHRGIYINKSLTIEGLYSTPHVLCPEGFHFQKTNDEQETFRLELSGIDFQQTPISCDDCQHVLIHNCSFHDALSALAIAIQNITSFQLDIQSNSTFYNNSQCINVLLLNKTERKSVSVSLNIKNAMLENNGLYGQRRSEGGIMKITSIQDDELFPIYLYISCTKVISSGSKGPFISVNVSTALTEETYKDVRLYHNGKFHGKSKQTLQSLYFSRSRETKAKFISITCHDNPDVQCIVVQSDRAAIIIQGSLFYNQSVSKNNSGSCLSITAKTNGSLRIVNSYFHNNEAGAGGSLYANSKHGFLTIDLANVTFSQCTARTGCAISIGRRPSPFTSTASPAHRLYFGVRNVTIQQWRGYLSNIYDLPL is encoded by the coding sequence GTTCCAAACTCGCGAAAGTATTTGTGTCTCTTCATGGAAATGACTGCACAACTTGTGGCAGTCAAAGTCTCCCTTGTAAGTCCATTGCCCTTGCCGTTCATCACGTGGACTATGGCGGGTACATTTATCTGGATGGAGGTGGGACCAAGGAATGCCCATATGGCTGTAAAGCCGATCGCAATATTCCCATTGATCATCGAGGTATTTATATCAACAAAAGTTTGACTATTGAGGGTTTATACTCCACTCCACACGTTTTATGCCCTGAaggatttcattttcaaaagacAAATGATGAGCAGGAGACATTCAGGTTAGAGCTGTCAGGAATCGATTTTCAACAAACGCCAATTAGTTGTGACGACTGTCAACACGTCCTAATCCACAACTGTTCTTTCCATGATGCTTTAAGTGCCTTGGCTATTGCAATACAGAACATTACATCTTTCCAGCTTGATATTCAGAGCAATTCAACTTTTTACAATAACTCTCAATGCATCAACGTTCTCCTACTCAATAAAACTGAAAGGAAAAGTGTTTCTGTTAGTCTTAACATAAAAAATGCTATGCTTGAAAACAATGGCCTATACGGCCAACGTCGTTCTGAAGGAGGAATCATGAAGATCACATCGATTCAAGATGATGAATTGTTTCCAATATACTTGTACATTTCTTGCACTAAGGTTATCAGTTCTGGCAGTAAAGGTCCTTTCATAAGTGTTAACGTTTCGACGGCGCTTACAGAGGAGACATACAAAGATGTCAGGTTATATCACAATGGAAAATTCCATGGGAAATCAAAACAAACTTTGCAAAGCTTATATTTCTCACGTTCTAGAGAAACAAAAGCGAAGTTCATCTCCATCACTTGCCATGACAACCCAGACGTGCAGTGCATTGTGGTTCAGTCCGACAGGGCAGCTATAATCATTCAAGGTTCGTTGTTTTACAACCAGTCTGTTTCGAAAAACAATTCCGGCTCTTGCTTGTCTATCACTGCAAAAACTAATGGATCTTTGAGGATTGTAAACTCTTATTTCCATAACAATGAAGCTGGCGCCGGCGGATCGCTTTATGCCAATAGCAAACATGGATTTTTAACAATCGACCTCGCCAATGTTACATTCAGCCAATGTACAGCCCGGACTGGATGCGCAATATCAATTGGAAGAAGGCCTAGTCCTTTCACCAGCACTGCATCTCCTGCCCACAGGTTATATTTTGGCGTCAGGAATGTAACTATTCAACAGTGGAGAGGATATCTGAGTAATATTTACGATTTACCCCTCTGA
- the LOC137994349 gene encoding serine-rich adhesin for platelets-like — MSAVADSPVKSVPQSVNQNVATDITCTPDTLTPQSFLGTLLNTPLLQEKMAENINKIVSSTRTQTPNDDSPSILDSTQSMTTTEASSEDVPLATNQGCGGDIPVKEIMDLMQADPAFDVLFSCFGLDALDALPCATDPNAEQLPIIPVNASLASEKSLSSQLTSELNPQGPPNSHLDTPNSVPEVSNGNSTLQASNQQLHLANSSSSNLHLSATNIVTDALLLLAGSPPKKTPTKSAPMEPGYSTNIPVSEQFVSDTPPKKAEVSPNRYLIGEKLPCRQSLVNQPALITSTLPYVRALNFASEKETVPKKRGPKKGSRKKNNTKQFAKINEQNKSSGSKSGGNNNSKQAVAKKSPKQTALTTSACTATSNVNITAPLTNSTRSIVRANFPYLVPADVTVTSACYSASPHFVVTNSPDSSPVGFNIAGSSLPPVTCADGVSHGPVFSSNHVTMVTTTALDPFNFNSTSRCPTTEAVNSTGISESPSTTEPFSRHDLSTFSPTLGTPCPLSAADNTSLCQARLGVANSNNFVTSSASTVPPTLPTISCATPTDPVVNSLSTSTGVSEAPSCHQFTDPIVVSATSNTKDPTSSQVDEIVTRKSGCDHSGESFTFQASNLLQTLAKKASNSSDLENDASGLTDQGNTERQPSKENSTSFGNTTVCKDNITCCNKNREANDSFRGNLTGQESKSVAKSLQNSQENKNNNTSTSLECSDLLKEGSLDLSHSREKSDNKLQGTSYPEQKKRRLEVHSTKEKKSKSSRPSKRSKTSKEGMNFPMDLNVEEFLAKLHYEEQ; from the exons ATGTCTGCAGTGGCTGATTCACCTGTCAAGTCAGTTCCACAGTCTGTCAATCAAAATGTTGCAACGGATATCACTTGTACACCAGATACACTAACTCCA CAATCCTTTCTGGGAACACTTCTCAACACTCCTTTGTTACAAGAGAAAATGGCAGAAAACATCAATAAAATTGTCAGCAg CACGAGAACACAGACTCCCAATGATGACAGCCCTAGTATCCTGGACTCCACACAAAGCATGACAACAACTGAGGCCAGCAGTGAAGATGTTCCATTGGCAACAAACCAG GGTTGTGGCGGTGATATCCCTGTGAAAGAAATTATGGATCTGATGCAGGCAGACCCGGCATTTGATGTACTGTTCTCATGTTTTGGACTCG ATGCATTGGATGCATTGCCATGTGCAACAGACCCAAATGCAGAGCAGTTACCAATCATACCTGTTAACGCAAGTCTTGCATCTGAAAAATCTCTGTCCTCTCAGCTGACATCCGAGTTGAATCCACAAG GACCACCAAACAGTCACCTAGATACACCAAATTCTGTGCCTGAGGTCAGCAATGGAAATAGCACACTCCAAGCGTCAAACCAGCAGCTGCACCTTGCAAATTCTTCGTCTTCCAATTTACATTTATCAG CCACCAATATTGTCACGGATGCCTTGCTCTTACTGGCAGGAAGTCCTCCGAAGAAGACTCCCACGAAATCAGCACCCATGGAGCCTGGTTATTCAACAAACATTCCTGTATCAGAGCAATTTGTTTCCGATACACCGCCAAAGAAGGCTGAGGTTTCGCCGAATAGATATCTCATCGGTGAGAAACTTCCTTGCAGGCAGTCACTGGTCAATCAGCCCGCCTTAATCACTTCAACTCTTCCTTATGTGCGTGCACTCAATTTTGCATCGGAAAAGGAAACGGTTCCAAAGAAAAGAGGACCTAAGAAAGGATCAAGGAAAAAGAATAACACAAAGCAGtttgcaaaaattaatgaacaaaataaaagttCGGGGTCTAAGAGTGGAGGGAACAATAATTCGAAACAAGCTGTGGCCAAGAAGTCACCTAAACAGACTGCGCTAACGACATCTGCATGTACTGCAACAAGTAACGTTAACATCACTGCTCCGCTTACCAACTCTACCAGGTCAATTGTTAGGGCAAATTTCCCTTACCTTGTACCTGCCGATGTTACAGTAACTAGCGCCTGTTACAGCGCTTCACCTCACTTCGTAGTCACCAATTCTCCGGACTCCTCCCCAGTGGGTTTTAATATTGCTGGCTCTTCTCTGCCGCCTGTCACTTGTGCCGACGGAGTTTCACATGGCCCGGTTTTTTCCAGTAATCATGTCACCATGGTAACTACTACTGCACTCGAtcctttcaatttcaacagcaCTTCGAGATGCCCCACCACAGAAGCGGTCAATTCTACCGGCATCTCGGAATCACCGTCCACTACCGAACCATTTTCTCGTCATGATTTATCCACTTTTTCTCCCACTTTGGGTACACCCTGCCCACTTTCAGCTGCTGACAACACATCCCTGTGCCAGGCACGCTTGGGAGTTGCAAACAGTAACAACTTTGTTACATCCTCTGCCAGTACAGTTCCGCCCACCTTGCCCACGATTTCATGTGCGACACCAACAGATCCAGTCGTCAATTCATTATCGACCTCAACAGGGGTTTCTGAAGCTCCTTCGTGTCACCAGTTTACAGACCCAATAGTAGTTTCTGCAACAAGTAATACTAAAGATCCAACATCGAGTCAGGTTGACGAGATTGTAACTCGTAAATCTGGGTGTGATCATTCTGGAGAGTCTTTCACTTTTCAAGCATCTAACTTGTTGCAAACTTTGGCGAAGAAAGCTTCAAATTCTTCAGATCTTGAAAATGACGCGTCTGGTTTAACTGATCAAGGTAATACTGAAAGACAACCTTCAAAGGAAAATTCGACATCGTTTGGGAATACGACCGTTTGTAAAGACAACATCACATGTTGCAACAAAAATCGTGAAGCTAATGACTCGTTTCGGGGGAATCTTACAGGGCAGGAATCGAAGAGTGTTGcaaaaagtttgcaaaattCACAGGAAAACAAGAATAACAATACTAGTACATCGTTGGAGTGCAGTGACCTTTTGAAAGAAGGTTCTTTAGATTTGTCCCACTCAAGGGAAAAAAGCGACAACAAGTTGCAAGGAACATCTTATCCAGAGCAAAAAAAACGAAGGCTTGAAGTTCACTCAACGAAG gaaaagaaaagtaaatcaTCACGACCTTCTAAG